The Pseudomonas azotoformans genome has a segment encoding these proteins:
- a CDS encoding PhzF family phenazine biosynthesis protein, with translation MKLDIYQVDAFSQSVFGGNPAAVCPLTEWLSDEQLQNIAAENNLSETAYFVPRDGFYELRWFTPEVEVDLCGHATLAAAWVLIHQLPDAPEVLRFATRSGELRVTRNGNELAMDFPAKQPQPCEPPDGMLSALGIEQADVFSTDDYIVLLEDEAQVAALKPDFARLKGLPKRGIAVTAKSARFDFVSRWFGPNVGVNEDPVTGSAHTSLAPFWAERLGKSQLTAEQGGTRRGQLRCELKGDRVIISGHAVLYLQGTIYL, from the coding sequence ATGAAACTGGATATCTATCAAGTCGACGCTTTCAGCCAGTCCGTCTTCGGCGGCAACCCGGCCGCTGTCTGCCCGCTGACCGAGTGGCTCAGCGATGAGCAGCTGCAAAACATCGCGGCAGAAAACAACCTCTCTGAAACCGCCTACTTCGTGCCCCGTGACGGGTTCTACGAGCTGCGCTGGTTTACGCCGGAGGTCGAAGTGGACCTGTGCGGCCACGCCACACTTGCGGCGGCGTGGGTGCTGATTCACCAACTGCCGGACGCGCCTGAAGTGTTGCGCTTTGCGACACGCAGCGGCGAACTGCGGGTGACCCGCAACGGCAATGAACTGGCGATGGACTTCCCGGCAAAGCAACCCCAACCCTGCGAACCACCCGACGGAATGTTGAGCGCGCTGGGCATTGAACAGGCCGACGTGTTCAGCACCGATGACTACATCGTGTTGCTGGAAGACGAAGCGCAAGTCGCCGCACTGAAGCCGGATTTCGCCCGCCTCAAAGGCTTGCCGAAACGCGGGATTGCAGTGACCGCCAAAAGCGCGCGTTTTGATTTCGTTTCGCGCTGGTTCGGCCCCAACGTGGGTGTGAATGAAGACCCGGTCACGGGCTCAGCCCACACTTCACTGGCGCCGTTCTGGGCCGAACGCTTGGGCAAGTCGCAACTGACAGCGGAACAAGGCGGAACGCGCCGCGGCCAACTGCGCTGCGAACTCAAGGGTGACCGCGTGATCATTTCCGGCCATGCCGTGCTCTACCTGCAAGGCACGATTTACCTGTAA